A segment of the Homoserinimonas aerilata genome:
GAGGCGCTCCGCGCTGCTGCTAATCTATTGAGGCACCCCGGGCCTCCACGCCCGGGGTGCACATCCGCCCTCGTAGCTCAGGGGATAGAGCGCCGGTTTCCGGTACCGAAGGTCGGGGGTTCGAATCCCTCCGAGGGCACCTAATGAGTCTTGCTCATGCTTTTTCTCGGCTTGCTTCTGCCGCGTCTCGCTAGGCTCGGTTGTCGCGGAAGCACGACCCCGAAGCATCCGGACGCCCGAAAAGGAGCCCGCCCGTGACCCAGGACCTCGGAACCATCATCGCCCGCCGAACGCTCGAACGCGACGGCGAAGAACTCACCGTGCTGATCGGCCTCCCCGTGCCCTTCGAAGAGGGTCTGCCTGACCACTTCTGCCCTGTGCGCCTCGAAGACTCCGAAGGGCGCGAGCTGTGGGCGACCAGAGCCGGCGGCATCGACTCCGTTCAGGCTCTCGTGCTGGCGCTCAGCGTCATCGGAGATCGCCTCGCCGCGGACGGCCCCGGCCTCACCTTTCTCGAGCGCGCCGAACTCGGCTTCCCACTCACCGACCTCAGCGACCCGGCCGTCTGGAGTGCGCACATCAGCTATCCGCTCGTGTGAGCGCTGAGCCTTGGGTACCCAGCCCCCGCGAGAGTACGCAAATTGCACGATTCCGGCGCGAAAACGTGCAATACGTGCAGTCTCGGCGAAGAGGGCGGCCAATCCCGTGGGAGGTGCGAGGTCGAGGGCTGCGGATGCTCCGCGAGAGTACGCAAATCGCACGGTTCTGGCACAAAAGCGTGCAATACGTGCAGTCTCGGCGAAGAGGGGCGGAACCGGCCCCGTGGGAGGTGCGAGGTCGAGGGCTGCGGATGCTCCGCGAGAGTACGCAAATCGTACGGTTCTGGCACAAAAGCGTGCGATTCGTGCAGTCTCGGCGAAGAGGGCGGGGCGGCAGCCGGGGCGGCCGGGCGGCGCGAGTGGCGCGGCGGCGCGAGTGGGCGGGCGGATGGCAGAGCGACGCGGGCGGCTCAGCGCGGGCGGCTCAGCGGCGCGCGGGCTCGCCGTCCATGTCGGCGATCGGATGGCGCAGCATCATTGTGGTGTAGAGGCCGAGGGCGAACAGCGCCACTGCCGTCGCGACCCAGAAGACCGCGGCCAGGCCCGCGAGCTCGATGACGATCCCGGCGATCGAGGCGCCAGCCGGCAGCGCACCCCAGCTGATGGCGCGGAACGCCGAATAGGCGCGCCCGAGCATCCGTACCGGCGTCACGTGCTGACGCACGGTGGCGTTCAGGATGCGCCAGGTGCTGCTGCCCACGCCGCCCAGAAAAGCTGCGGCCGCGCAGACGACGAGGTTCGCACCCAGCGCAGGTGCCAGCACCAGTGCGACGGTCGCGATCGGGTCGAAGGC
Coding sequences within it:
- a CDS encoding DUF6968 family protein, with protein sequence MTQDLGTIIARRTLERDGEELTVLIGLPVPFEEGLPDHFCPVRLEDSEGRELWATRAGGIDSVQALVLALSVIGDRLAADGPGLTFLERAELGFPLTDLSDPAVWSAHISYPLV